The following proteins are encoded in a genomic region of Vibrio spartinae:
- a CDS encoding Dam family site-specific DNA-(adenine-N6)-methyltransferase, translating to MKKNRAFLKWAGGKYGLVDDIRRHLPAAQTLVEPFVGAGSIFLNTDYEHYVLADINPDLINLYNLLKERPGHYITEAKRWFIAENNRKEVYLAVRQQFNQTDEVMYRSLAFLYMNRFGFNGLCRYNKKGGFNVPFGSYKKPYFPEAELEFFSEKAQKATFVCTNYRESFEQADHVSVIYCDPPYAPLSHTANFTSYTGGGFSLDDQAALADIAEKTANERGISVLISNHDTILTRRLYNGAKLNVVKVKRTISRNGAGRNKVDELLALFDANSTSRAK from the coding sequence ATGAAGAAGAATCGCGCCTTTCTGAAGTGGGCTGGTGGAAAATATGGATTGGTTGATGATATCCGACGCCATTTACCGGCCGCTCAAACTTTAGTTGAGCCCTTTGTCGGTGCTGGTTCTATTTTTCTCAATACCGATTATGAGCATTATGTTCTGGCTGATATCAATCCAGATCTGATCAATTTATATAATCTGCTGAAAGAGCGACCCGGACATTATATTACAGAAGCCAAACGGTGGTTCATTGCCGAGAATAACCGAAAGGAAGTCTATCTGGCGGTCCGGCAGCAGTTTAATCAGACCGATGAAGTCATGTATCGTTCGTTGGCATTCTTGTATATGAACCGTTTTGGTTTTAACGGCTTGTGTCGTTATAACAAAAAAGGCGGATTCAATGTCCCTTTTGGTTCCTACAAAAAGCCGTACTTCCCTGAAGCGGAACTAGAGTTCTTCTCCGAGAAAGCTCAGAAAGCCACATTTGTCTGTACCAATTATCGGGAGAGTTTTGAACAAGCGGATCATGTCAGCGTGATTTATTGCGATCCACCGTATGCGCCGTTGTCTCATACCGCGAATTTTACCTCTTATACCGGTGGTGGCTTTTCACTCGATGATCAGGCTGCGCTGGCTGATATTGCCGAGAAAACCGCGAATGAGCGGGGGATATCGGTACTCATCTCTAATCATGATACGATTCTGACCCGACGGTTGTACAATGGTGCAAAACTCAACGTCGTGAAGGTTAAACGAACCATCAGCCGGAATGGCGCAGGGCGGAATAAAGTGGATGAACTGCTGGCATTATTTGACGCGAATTCAACCTCACGCGCTAAATAG
- a CDS encoding NAD(P)/FAD-dependent oxidoreductase, with product MKRTIVIGAGLGGISIAYELKQKLPKDHEILLINEGAEFHFIPSNPWVALGERTRDQVVLDLTPYTKKFQIPFNTSGVAQIHAQDKCLQTEDGTEYQYDYLAICTGPKLAFEAVPGAGPENGYTQSVCTVDHAVHSHEAYQQLINNPGPVIVGALQGASCFGPAYEYILSLESQLRKLKIRAQVPMTFVTSEPYIGHMGLGGVGDSKALMEHEFRERGIQWICNARTTHFEPNMAHIEELNRKGEVDFEHHLPFNMAMFLPPFKGSPAIASVPDLCNPKGFVLTDEYQRSPTYPEIFAAGVCVAIPPLEETPVPVGAPKTGFMIESMTSAIVENILSIERGEAVTTKPSMNAVCLADMGDKGAAFIALPQNPPRNTNWTSMGQWVHIAKVAFEKYFLYKVKKGTSEPIYEKYIMKAAGIKRTQ from the coding sequence ATGAAAAGGACGATCGTAATTGGTGCGGGGCTGGGTGGCATCTCCATCGCATATGAGTTAAAACAGAAACTACCGAAAGATCATGAAATACTGCTGATCAATGAGGGCGCTGAATTTCATTTTATTCCTTCCAACCCTTGGGTTGCCCTCGGCGAACGAACCAGAGATCAGGTGGTATTGGATCTGACCCCCTACACCAAGAAATTCCAGATTCCGTTCAATACTTCCGGCGTTGCTCAGATCCATGCTCAGGATAAATGTTTGCAAACTGAAGACGGAACCGAATATCAATATGACTATTTGGCCATCTGTACCGGCCCGAAACTGGCATTTGAAGCCGTCCCCGGTGCCGGGCCGGAGAATGGTTATACCCAGTCAGTTTGTACGGTTGACCATGCGGTACATTCTCACGAAGCATATCAGCAGCTGATCAACAACCCGGGACCAGTCATTGTCGGGGCGCTTCAGGGCGCCAGTTGTTTCGGTCCGGCCTATGAATATATCCTGTCGCTTGAAAGCCAGCTGCGTAAACTGAAAATCCGCGCTCAGGTACCGATGACGTTTGTCACCAGCGAACCTTACATCGGCCACATGGGACTCGGCGGTGTCGGGGATTCAAAAGCATTAATGGAGCACGAATTCCGGGAGCGAGGCATTCAGTGGATTTGTAATGCGCGCACCACACATTTTGAACCCAATATGGCGCATATTGAAGAACTCAACCGCAAAGGTGAAGTCGATTTCGAACATCACTTACCTTTCAATATGGCGATGTTTTTGCCGCCATTTAAAGGCTCTCCTGCGATTGCTAGTGTCCCTGATTTATGTAACCCCAAAGGCTTTGTTCTGACTGATGAATATCAGCGTAGCCCAACTTACCCGGAAATCTTTGCTGCCGGTGTTTGCGTTGCGATTCCGCCACTTGAAGAAACGCCCGTACCTGTCGGTGCACCGAAAACCGGTTTTATGATTGAATCGATGACCAGTGCGATTGTGGAAAACATCCTCAGTATTGAGCGTGGTGAAGCGGTGACAACCAAACCGTCGATGAATGCTGTCTGTCTGGCCGACATGGGGGATAAAGGGGCCGCGTTTATTGCCCTGCCACAAAACCCGCCACGGAATACCAACTGGACCTCGATGGGACAATGGGTTCACATCGCTAAAGTCGCTTTCGAGAAATATTTCCTCTATAAAGTGAAGAAAGGCACCAGTGAGCCGATTTATGAAAAATATATAATGAAGGCGGCAGGGATCAAACGGACTCAATAA
- the rpe gene encoding ribulose-phosphate 3-epimerase, whose amino-acid sequence MKDFLIAPSILSADLARLGEDVVDVLNAGADVIHFDVMDNHYVPNLTFGAPVCKALRDYGVTAPIDVHLMVKPVDRLIPDFAEAGASMITFHVEASEHVDRTLQLIKSHGCQAGVVLNPATPLTYLDYLMDKVDLILLMSVNPGFGGQSFIPHTLDKLNAVRERINASGRQIRLEIDGGVKVDNIREIAEAGADMFVAGSAIFGQPDYQQVIDAMRAELVQVKR is encoded by the coding sequence ATGAAAGACTTTTTGATTGCCCCTTCGATCCTTTCTGCTGATTTAGCCCGTTTAGGAGAGGATGTTGTTGATGTCCTCAACGCCGGCGCGGATGTGATTCATTTTGATGTCATGGACAACCATTATGTGCCGAATTTAACGTTTGGCGCACCGGTTTGCAAAGCATTACGTGACTATGGTGTAACGGCACCGATTGATGTCCATCTGATGGTCAAACCGGTTGATCGTCTCATTCCTGATTTCGCCGAAGCCGGTGCATCGATGATTACTTTCCATGTCGAAGCCTCAGAGCATGTAGATCGAACGTTGCAACTGATCAAATCTCATGGTTGCCAAGCCGGCGTTGTTCTGAATCCGGCGACGCCACTGACTTATCTGGATTATCTGATGGATAAAGTTGATCTGATTCTGCTGATGTCGGTGAACCCCGGCTTCGGTGGTCAGTCTTTTATTCCACATACATTGGATAAACTCAATGCCGTTCGTGAACGTATCAATGCTTCCGGGCGTCAGATTCGTCTGGAAATCGACGGTGGCGTCAAAGTTGATAACATCCGTGAAATTGCTGAAGCCGGTGCTGATATGTTTGTGGCGGGCTCCGCGATTTTTGGTCAGCCTGACTACCAGCAAGTGATTGATGCAATGCGTGCAGAGCTGGTACAGGTTAAGCGGTGA
- the trpS gene encoding tryptophan--tRNA ligase, translated as MSNSLVSDKPIVFSGVQPSGELSIGNYLGALRQWHQMQDEYNCQYCIVDLHAITVRQDPKTLHEATLDALAICLAVGIDPSKSTLFVQSHVPAHAQLSWLLNCYTQMGELSRMTQFKDKSARYANDVNVGLFDYPVLMAADILLYGTHQVPVGNDQKQHLELARDIAIRFNNIYCPEQPIFTVPEPYIPTVNARVMSLQDATKKMSKSDDNRKNVITLLEDPKSILKKINKAQTDTETPPRIRHDVENKAGISNLMGLYSAATGMSFAEIEAKYAEVEMYGPFKKDVGEAIVAMLEPVQSEYHRVRADLGYLNEVMKSGAEAASAKAAPILKKAYEAVGFVTPF; from the coding sequence ATGAGCAACTCCCTTGTCTCGGACAAGCCGATCGTCTTTAGTGGTGTTCAACCTTCCGGTGAACTCAGTATTGGTAACTACTTGGGTGCGCTTCGTCAATGGCATCAGATGCAAGATGAATACAACTGTCAGTACTGTATTGTTGATCTTCATGCTATCACCGTGCGTCAGGATCCAAAAACGTTGCATGAAGCAACACTCGACGCACTGGCGATTTGTCTCGCGGTTGGCATTGACCCAAGTAAAAGCACATTATTTGTTCAGTCCCACGTCCCTGCTCATGCACAACTCAGTTGGCTTCTCAATTGTTATACCCAGATGGGTGAGTTGAGTCGGATGACTCAGTTCAAGGACAAATCCGCACGCTATGCCAATGACGTCAATGTCGGACTGTTTGATTATCCAGTCTTGATGGCTGCCGATATTCTTTTATATGGCACCCATCAGGTACCTGTCGGAAATGACCAGAAACAGCATCTTGAGCTGGCTCGCGATATTGCGATTCGCTTTAATAATATTTACTGTCCTGAGCAACCAATTTTCACGGTCCCTGAGCCTTACATTCCGACAGTCAATGCCCGGGTGATGAGTCTTCAGGATGCGACGAAGAAAATGTCTAAGTCGGATGATAACCGTAAGAATGTCATCACGTTGCTTGAAGACCCGAAATCGATTCTCAAGAAGATCAATAAAGCACAAACGGATACCGAAACGCCACCACGGATTCGTCATGATGTTGAGAACAAAGCCGGAATCTCCAACCTGATGGGGCTGTACTCGGCTGCAACTGGCATGAGCTTTGCTGAAATCGAAGCAAAATATGCTGAGGTGGAAATGTACGGTCCGTTCAAGAAAGACGTCGGTGAAGCGATTGTGGCAATGCTGGAACCCGTTCAGAGTGAATATCATCGGGTTCGTGCTGATTTGGGATATCTCAATGAAGTGATGAAATCTGGCGCTGAAGCTGCGTCGGCAAAAGCTGCGCCAATCCTGAAAAAAGCATATGAAGCGGTTGGTTTTGTGACGCCATTTTAG
- a CDS encoding SPOR domain-containing protein, producing MSAAHGRVLELQSQVDLLERLRLLTHFGSNLVTVSGEPGAGKTWLAQRYLEAWAEDKNQSLLLCYPNQDDRQHRMTILTQIDSHARFSPDDALVDNLTAVFDDEPCNIVIVVDNAQRLSENLVSELWMLVLEAQNKPQWSINVIFFALPRVLDPLLTRIGYGQEHKPVDLEIERLSQDDADRLFEYLVIRFIDDKMEKRVRHAYSKVSKTPGDIIALGEKKMEKRIVIRSIVGSPVKIAALILFIAVILGGGYWWMLSEEQAPERVLDDMVANDTATKEQTVIPALTGHTKESTTASDISDTSNASGDNTIKPPGVNDDSNALPPAVTSDSDRVGEDDQGQRVVISSEVVDALMDGKAESADTKQLADVARQVAPESDESAATAGADQNVPSSTSEQSKSNRSQSLPGYSFSYTKAALKAMSDRSYTLQLAAFNSLQEVEDFIQRHRLQNQVYVYPTIRGQVNWYIVTYQNYPTIQMARDAVSALPRPIQALGPWAKSLRQVHREIERVK from the coding sequence ATGAGTGCAGCACACGGGCGAGTGTTGGAATTACAGTCTCAGGTCGATCTGTTAGAACGGCTGAGGTTACTGACGCATTTCGGTTCAAATCTGGTGACGGTTTCCGGTGAACCCGGAGCCGGTAAAACGTGGCTCGCACAACGTTATCTGGAAGCATGGGCGGAGGATAAGAATCAGTCGCTCTTGCTGTGTTATCCAAATCAGGATGATCGTCAGCATCGTATGACGATTCTGACACAGATCGATTCTCACGCACGCTTTAGTCCCGATGACGCCTTGGTCGATAATCTGACGGCCGTATTTGATGATGAACCGTGCAATATCGTGATTGTGGTCGATAATGCGCAGCGTCTGTCTGAAAATCTGGTTTCGGAACTGTGGATGCTTGTGCTTGAGGCGCAGAATAAGCCGCAATGGTCAATCAATGTGATTTTCTTTGCGCTTCCTCGGGTCCTTGACCCTTTGCTGACTCGGATTGGCTATGGTCAGGAGCATAAACCGGTTGATCTGGAGATTGAGCGGCTTTCTCAGGATGACGCTGATCGTCTGTTCGAATATCTGGTGATCCGTTTTATCGACGATAAAATGGAGAAAAGGGTTCGCCATGCGTATAGTAAAGTGAGTAAAACACCGGGTGATATCATCGCATTAGGAGAGAAGAAGATGGAAAAGCGGATCGTGATTCGCTCAATAGTCGGGTCTCCGGTTAAGATCGCGGCACTGATACTGTTCATTGCTGTCATTCTTGGTGGCGGCTATTGGTGGATGTTATCTGAAGAGCAGGCACCTGAGCGCGTGCTGGACGATATGGTTGCAAATGATACCGCGACAAAAGAACAGACGGTGATTCCGGCTTTGACGGGTCATACTAAAGAGAGCACAACAGCATCTGATATCTCCGATACATCCAATGCGTCCGGTGACAATACCATCAAACCACCTGGCGTGAATGATGATTCCAATGCTCTCCCTCCTGCGGTGACTTCTGATTCTGATCGGGTTGGCGAGGATGATCAGGGACAACGGGTTGTGATTTCTTCAGAAGTTGTTGATGCATTGATGGATGGCAAAGCCGAATCGGCTGATACCAAACAGCTCGCGGATGTTGCCCGTCAAGTTGCTCCGGAGTCAGATGAGTCCGCTGCGACGGCTGGTGCTGATCAGAACGTGCCGTCTTCAACCTCAGAACAATCCAAATCAAACCGTTCGCAATCCTTACCTGGTTACTCATTCTCCTATACCAAAGCAGCATTAAAAGCGATGTCTGATCGCAGCTATACCTTGCAGCTTGCCGCATTTAATTCGCTTCAAGAAGTTGAAGATTTTATTCAACGTCATCGCTTACAGAATCAGGTTTATGTCTATCCGACGATACGGGGCCAGGTTAACTGGTATATTGTGACATACCAAAACTATCCAACGATTCAGATGGCCCGTGATGCTGTTTCGGCACTCCCTCGCCCGATTCAGGCGCTAGGACCTTGGGCAAAATCTCTCAGGCAGGTACACCGAGAGATTGAACGGGTGAAATAG
- a CDS encoding phosphoglycolate phosphatase, whose product MEQIQLIVFDLDGTLLDSVPDLAVAADQTVRALGYPGVSEAQVRDYVGNGADVLIGRALSQSLTVDPSLSPELMQDARKRFDGYYAATGHRLSHLYPGVKETLELLHQAGFTMAIATNKPSQFVPDILQQHQIAHYFKEVIGGDRFEKKKPDPMVLEWLLSTYGCQPQQMLMVGDSKNDILAAQRAGCRSFGLTYGYNHGEPIADSNPDYVADQISQLLDIVLVSA is encoded by the coding sequence ATTGAGCAGATTCAATTGATCGTCTTTGATCTGGATGGCACGTTGTTAGACAGTGTTCCCGATCTCGCTGTTGCAGCGGATCAAACGGTTCGTGCGTTGGGTTATCCGGGGGTGTCTGAAGCACAAGTTCGTGATTATGTCGGCAATGGCGCTGATGTGTTGATTGGTCGCGCTTTAAGTCAGAGTCTAACGGTGGATCCATCGTTGAGTCCGGAACTGATGCAAGATGCCAGAAAACGGTTTGATGGATATTATGCTGCGACAGGTCATCGCCTCAGTCATTTGTATCCCGGGGTTAAAGAAACGCTTGAGCTGCTGCATCAGGCAGGATTTACAATGGCGATTGCAACCAATAAGCCATCGCAGTTTGTACCGGATATTCTGCAACAACATCAGATCGCTCACTATTTTAAGGAAGTCATTGGTGGTGACCGCTTTGAGAAAAAGAAACCTGATCCAATGGTGCTTGAATGGCTGCTCTCAACCTATGGCTGCCAGCCTCAACAGATGCTGATGGTCGGAGACTCAAAGAACGATATTCTGGCGGCACAGCGTGCCGGATGCCGTTCATTCGGTCTGACATACGGCTACAATCATGGTGAGCCGATTGCCGATTCAAATCCCGATTATGTTGCGGATCAAATCAGTCAATTACTCGATATTGTTCTTGTCTCGGCATGA